In Candidatus Microthrix subdominans, the DNA window TGGTGCGTCTGACCGACCTGCACTGGGCCGACGACTCGGTGTTGGCACTCCTCGACGAGCTGGTCGAGCGCCTGGCTGCCGCCCCGCTGGTCGTGCTGGCGACCGGTCGACGATCGCTGACCCGACGCTGGTCGCCCCGCGCCGGTCGGCACGACATCCTGGTGATGAACCTCGACCCGTTGGGGCCTGACGACGCGCTGGCGCTGTTGCGACGCCTGAGCCGGGATCAGGACCTCAGCGGCGAGGTGGCAACGGTGCTACTGGAGCGCAGCGGAGGTAATCCGCTGTTCCTTGAGGAGCTCGTGCGCTTCGTCCAGCGTCAGGCCGAACTGGAACCAGCCTCAGCCGATCGGCCGGGCGTGCGCTCTGACGGTCTGCAGTCCCTCCCCGAGCTGCCCGACACGCTGCGGGGGTTGCTCTCCGCCCGGATGGACGCGTTGGAAGGAGGGGAGGTCGAGGTGGTGGAGGACGCAGCAGTCTGGGGTCCGACCGGCTCGCTCATCGTGCTCGAGGAGATGGGCCGGGCCAGGGGGGTCGAGGCCGAGCGGATGTCGGAGACGCTCCGGCGTCTGGCCCAGAAGGATGTCCTGGTGCTCTCCGGCGGTGACTGGTGCTTTCGCAACGACGTCTTGCGCGAGGTGGCCTATGGGCGCCTGACGAAGACCGAACGGCTGCGCCGCCACCGCGACGTCGCCACCTACTTGAGTGCGCTGGCCGACACTCGCGACGCCGACGATGGCCTGGTGGAGACCGTTGCCCGCCACTACACCGAGGCGGCTCTACTGCAGCGCAGCCTGTTGGGGGCCGACCAGGTCGACCCGGAGCTGGACGAAGCGGCGCTCGCCTGGACCGAGGATGCCGCCGAACGGGCCGAGGCCGGTGCCAACTGGTTGCTGGCCGACCGGCTGTTCGGCCGGGCGATGGAGGTACTCGGCGACGAACAGGCCGATCGTCGGGTGGCCTACCTGCTCGGCCGGGCAGGCGCCCGCTTGCAGCGGTGGGCGATCGAGGAGGCCGGGGCCGACCTCGACGAGGCCGGTGCGTTGACCGACTCCCACCCGGTGGCCGAGGCGAGGGTGCACTTGTTGCGGGCCGACCTTGAGCGACGTCGGGGTCGCTTCGAGCGGGCCGAGCGTTTGGCCGAAGGAGCCCGCCGGGCGTTGCAGCGGGTGGGGGCGACCGCAGAGCTGGCGGAGGCGTTTCGGATGCTGGGGATGATCCGGTTGTTCAGCGGCGCCGTCGCCGAAGCCGAGGCACCGGCTACCCGAGCCTTGGAGCTGTACCGCAAGCTGGACAATCCGCAGGGCGAGGCCTGGGCGACCCAGCACCTGGCATGGATAGCGTTCATGTTGGGGCGGATCGGGGAGGGCGAGCGGCGCATTGAGGCCTCGGTGCGCATGTTCGAGGCGGCCGGGGACCGCGCGGGCATGATGTGGTCGCTGGGCCTCGAGGCCAACCTGTTGTTTCACAACGGGTTTATCGAGGAGGCCGCCGAGGTGGCCGAGGTTGTCTTCGAGGAGGCCCAGACCAGCGACGACATCTGGGCCCAGGGGATGATGATCTCCGTTCTCGCCCAGGTCGAGCTGTGGCGTGGCCGCACGTCGGTGGCGGTTCGGGGTGCTGAGCGGGCGGTCGAGCTGCTCGAACCGCTGGGCGATCCGTTCGGGCTCACCCAGGCACGCGTGTTGCTCGGCCGCGCCCTGGTGATGGCCGGGCGCGTCCAACATGGGCTCGCCGAGCTCGATCGGGCTGCGCGGGAGAATGGCGACAAGCTGACCAATCAGTTTGTCGCCCAGCCGTTGATCGAGGCGCTGATCGGCGATCTGGCTGCCGGTACGGCCCGGCAGCTGTTGAAGGATCAGCCGGCGGTTCGTAACGTCGGCTCGCTCGAGGTGATGACGGCGGCGGTCTTGGCGCTTATCTGCGATGGGGCCGACGAGGAGGCACGTTCGGAGTTACTGGGCTTCGCCGTGGCCGCGTCGGTCGGGTCGGGCCTCGGCGATTTGATGGGAGGTGGACGTCCGCTGGCGCCCTGGCGCAGCGACCTGGAGTTGCTGCGCAACGGCCAGCTCCACCGCGGCATGGCCCAGGGCAGCACCATTTCGTTCGACGGCGCGGGCAACGAGGGGGGCGAACTCCACGAGGTGGGTTCGGCTCGTCGATTCGGTGGCGTGCACGGGGCCCGAACCCGAGACGACATTCGTCGGGTCAGCGCCCAGATGGAGCGCCCGCCGAGTTGGTCGTTGCACCCCCAGCACCGAGTGCCGAGCGACCCCGACCCGGCGACCGTCGATCGACTGATCGAAGCCGACACGCCCTACCCGCCGGATGCCCCTCTGCTCGACCCCGACCAGGGCCATCCCGATGCCAACGACGCTGATCGCAGTGACCCCGATGTCAACGGCACCGATCCCAGCGACACGGTGCCGGCGGTCAAAGCCGCTGATTCCTTCGACTCGGTCGGGCACGACGATCGTCCGCTCGGCGAGCCCCTTTTCGCGCTCCCCCCGTCCCTTGGTTCGGTCGCCGATGACGCTGGGATGCCGGAGATCGGCCTCACGCCGGAACTGCTCCAGGTCGCCGCCCGCTATCCGGCGATCGGTGCGGTTGCTGCGTTGGCTGAAGCGGTGGGCGATCAACCCGAGCGGGCGGAGGCGTTGTGCAGGACGGTGGGCCGCTCGAAACGAGCGACCTACCACGACGGTGCGCTGGCCCTCCTGTCGGTTGGCGTGGCGGCCGCTCGAACCGACCGGCCGACCGCCGCCATCGAGGCGGTGGAGGGGGCACGGGCGCAGGTGGCTCCCACGGGCGACCGCTTGTTGGGGGCCATCGTCGCGTTGGGCGCGGCCGAGATCGCCACATCGGTGGGCGACGACCGGGCCGAAGCGTGGGCGCGGTCGGCCGATCTTGCCTGGGAGGATCTGGCGGTCAAACCCAAGGGCTGGCGTCGCCTGTGGCGTCGGGTGCTGCCCTGAAGCTGGGTGATCCGATCGACAAGCCGCTCGGATCACCACGGCTCTTCCCCCTCAGCCCCCGGCGAGTCGGCCCCGTCGAGGATGCTGACTGACGGCGGTCACGCCCGCAGGCGTGACCGCCTCAATAGTCGACCAAGTTAGTCGGGTAGTAGCTCCATCTCAATTCTTGACCAGATATGTCAACTTTCAGGCTGAGCGCCACGGTGAGGTGGCGGACTCACGTCGGAGTGTGGCGAAACCCGGTGACCCATGGCATGCTTACTTTTGCTAGCACTGAGTTGACTCCAGTTGCCACGCTAGCTATAGTTAGCATCGTTACATCGAAGAGCAAGCGGCTCGGCAAACGCCAGGGCCCGCCAGGAGGCACCAAAATGAGCACCACCATTCTCGACCGAGTTGTTGAAGTTGAAGACCAGATCGTCGACTCGATCGGCCAGGTCAAGGAGCCGGTCGTGAGCGCCACCGAAGCTGCGACCAAGTTCGTCCAGGAGCGGGTTGAGGTCGCACTGCGCCCGGTCCCGATGGCCGAGAAGCTCCCGACGCCTGAAGAGGTGCTGAACGCGCAGTTCGACTTCGCCAGCAAGCTGCTCGTCACTTCCAAGGACGTGGCCCTCGCCGTGGCCAAGGCCGCTGCGCCCGTCACCAACAAGTGGCTGGACCGCAAGCCCAAGCCCGTGCGCGCTGCCAAGAAGAGCGCCGCCTGATCGGCTGGGGTGAGTCCGAAGGGGCTTACCCCATCATTTCTGGAGTTCGGGGACCTACCCTCCCCCCCCCTCGGGTCCCCGAATCTCCATCTCGTTCGCACTCCGTTCTCCCCCCCCTTACGTGACGTGCGAGCGCTGACCGGCCCCCCTCAGTGGGGGCCGGTCGTCTTTTTGGATCGTCCTTGCCGTCTGCCGAACCGAGGAGCCCGCGCTTCGGCACACGGCCCTCCGTTCGTGTGGTCGGGGACCCCTGGGCTTGACCCGTCGCCCAGTCAGCGGAGCTCCGCCGCCACGCGTTCGCCGATGGCCAGACTCGCCGTCGCCGCCGGGGAGGGCGCATTCAGCACGTGGGTGATCCGGCCGACCGAAGCGATCACGAAGTCGTCCTCCAGGCCGCCGTCGCCGCGCAGAGCCTGGGCTCGCACCCCGGCGGGGGACGGCTCCAGATCGCCTGCCATGATGCCAGGCACCAGCTCGGCGACCGATGCGGCAAAGCGCCGGCGCGAGAGCGATCGGGCTACCTCATCGAGGCCGACCCGCCAGTACCTCCCGGCCAGGTGCCACACCGGAGGGTTGGCCAACAGGCGAGCCACCTCCAACGGATCGATTCGGCCCCAGCGGTACCCGTCTCGGGCCAGTGCCAGCACCGCGTTGGGTCCAGCGTGCACTTCGTCGTCGACCCCGCGGCTGAGGTGCACCCCCAGAAAGGGCAGCTCGGGGTCGGGCACCGGGTAGATCAGTTCCCGCACCCACCCGGCGGCACCGGGCCTCAACCGGTGGTATTCCCCCCGAAACGCCACGATGCTCAGCCGCTTCGCGGTCGAGCGGGCCTTGCCAGGCGGATGCCGGGTGGTAGCGCCCGTTCCAAGGCTGGCGTCGGCGTCGGAACCTTCGCTACCCGATGATGCCCGGCACGGTCGATGGGTCCGGCGCTCGAGGCGGTCGGCCCACAGGCCGGCGCAGGCCACCACCTGCCCGGTGCGGACCGTGCCGTGGTCGGTGTGAACGCTCACGCCGCCGCGTTCCTCGGCCAGCTCCAGCACCCTCCAGCCCAGATGCACTGCGTCCGGACCGATCTCGGCCAACGTCGCCGCCACCTGCCGGTAGTCGATCACTCCGGTTGCCGGCACGAACAGCCCGGCCTTGCCGACGGCATGGGGCTCGTGCTCGGCGATGTCGGCCGGCCCGAGCCGTTCGGCCGCCACACCGTTGGCTGCGCCCCGTCGCGCCAGCTCATCCAGGGCCGGCAGCTGTTCGTTGCGCGTGGCAAGCACCACTTTGCCGCCGATGCGATGGGCTACGCCGTGCTCGCCGGCAAAATCCACCATTGCCCGCTGGCCTCGCACCGCCAGCTCGGCCTTGGCCGAACCCGGGCGGTAGTACAGCCCGCTGTGCAGGACTCCCGAGTTGCGTCCGCTCTGATGGTGGGCCAATTCGGCCTCTTGCTCCAGCACCATGATCGTCCGAGTCGGAAACCGCTGGCGCGCAGCCCAGGCCACCGCCAGGCCCACGATTCCTCCGCCGACGACGACCATGTCGGCATCCACCGGTTCCAAGCTGGGCGTCATCTCCTCAGTCTGCCCGCCTTGGCGATGCCGGGCAGCAGGAGTTGCAGCGCTGGGTCTCCCTGTCTCCTGCTGCGCCGGGTGTGGGAGGGGATCTTCGTCGTTGCGACGACACGAAGCTGCCTTGAGGGCCAGAGCGGGGCGTGCCCGTGCAACCGGGGCACCGATGCGACACTGGTGGACATGGCCAACGGTCGGTTCGCCCCCAGCCCCTCGGGCCCGCTGCACGTCGGCAACCTGCGCACCGCGATGCTGGCCTGGTTGTTCGCCCGCAGCACTATCGGACGCTTTGGCATGCGCATGGAAGACCTGACCACCGGTGCCGCACCGGTGGCCGAGGCCGAGCAGCTGGCCGACCTCGAGGCGCTCGGGCTGGACTGGGACGGGCCGGTCACCCACCAGTCAAAGCATTCCGAGCGCTATCGGGCTGCGTTGGCCGAGCTGGAGGCAGGCGGTCGTATCTACCCCTGTTTTTGCACCAGGCGGGAGATCCGCGAGGCCGGCGCGGCACCGCACGGCGAAATTGACCTGCACCGATACCCGGGCACGTGTCGGTCCCTCGGCGCAGCCGAGCGGGCTCGCCGGGCTGAGTTCCGCTCTCCGGCACTTCGGCTGGATGCCCAAGAGGCAGAGGTGAGCGTGGTCGATCGCCTGCTCGGGCCGCTGACCAGCGTGGTCGACGACTTCGTGCTGCAGCGGGGCGACGGGGTGGCCGCCTACAACTTGGCAGTCGTCGTCGACGATGCGGCCGAGGGTGTCGAGGAGGTGGTGCGCGGTGACGACCTGTGGCCCTCCACGCCCCGACAGGTGTTGCTGGGTCGCCTGCTCGGGCTGCCCATCCCCGGCGTTTGCCCATGTGCCGCTGGTCCTGGGGCCCCTGGGTGAGCGCTTGGCCAAGCGGGACGGTGCGGTCACGCTGGCCGATCGGCGGGCGCTGGGCGAGAGCCCCGATGATGTGCGCGGGCGGCTGGCCCGCAGCCTCGGCCTGGCCGAGAGGGGGGAGTGCCCAACGATGGTCGATCTGCTCGATCGCTTCGACCCGGCTGCATTACCGGCGGAACCATGGACCTTCGATCCGAGCGGTGATCAACCCGCCGTTGACCCTTTTGCTTAATGCCATTAGGTTTCCTAGGTGGCATTGGAAACAGACCGGCGAACCCGCAAGCGGCTGGCACGACGGCGGGAGTTGCTCGACATCGCCGCAGACCTGTGGGACGAAGGTGGTCCCGAGGCGCTGACCCTGGCTGCGATTGGTGAGCGAGCCGACCTGACCGCCCCGTCGCTGTACACCTACTTCCCCTCCAAGTCCGCCATCGTCGCCGCCCTGCAGCGGGATGCGTTGGAGGTGTTGGCCCAGGCCGCCCGGGAGGCGGTCGACGCCTGGAGTGCCCCCGACGGGTCCGACCCGCACGTGGTCGCGCTGGGCCGCCTGGTCGCCTTTTCGGACCTCACCATGCGGGCACCGACCGAACACCCGCTGGAGTTCGGCCTTCAGCAACGCCTGATGGCCAGCCCCGGCCTGGAGGACCCCAACGATGCGGCCGGCGTACTGCCGGCAGCCTTCGAGGCGCTGGCGGTTCCCGCTGCTCTGATCGACCAGGCCGTCGAGGCTCGGGCCGTCGATGCCACCGATCCGGAAACGATGTTGGGGGCAGCCGATTCGTCGACGGTGCGGGCCGTGCGCTGGTTGGCGGCGCTGCACGGCGCGTTGGCGGTCGATGCGCTGCCCGTGGGGGTTCCTGCCGACGGCCACACCATGGGGCGGCTGCTCACCTGCGACCTGCTGCGGGGCTGGGGCGCCGATGCCGAACGACTCGTCGATGCGCAGGCCCTGGCCGACGACTGGAGACACCGATGACCGAGATCCTGTTGATGATCGTCGCCTTCGTCGGAGGGTGGATCGGGTGGACGCTGGCCGAATACGTCCTGCACCGCTTCGCCATGCATGCCCTGGGTGGCAAGGGCATCATGAGTCGGGAGCATCTCGAACACCACGTGACGTCGTCGTGGTCGTTCGATCCCGTCATCCTGCTTGCCTGGGCGGGCATTTTCCTTGTCGGGTGCGCCGTCTGGATACCGCTCACCCGCCTGGCCGGTGCCAGCTGGCCGGTCGCCGCGTCGGTGGCCGTCGGCTGGGGGGTGGGGTACTTCTTCTACGAGTTCTTCCACGCCCGGGCCCACCTCGTTCCACCCACCGGCACCTACAGCACCTGGCTGCGCCGCCATCACTTCCACCACCACTTTGGCCACCCCATGGCCAACCACGGGGTCAGCGTCATGTGGTGGGACCGGGCGTTCGGCACCTTGGAGCGTCCCGACACCGTCCGGGTTCCCCGCCGCCTGGCCCTGCCGTGGTTGGTCGATGACTCCGGCGAGCTGCTGCCCGAGTTCGTTGACGACTACCGGTTGGTCGGCTCGGCCGACGCGGGCGAGCGGGAGGCCATGTTGGACCGTGCCCGGGCGTTCGCCTCGGTGGCGCCGGTCGACTGAGCCGAGTGACCGGCGGTTATCGACCTTCCAGGAACTGCTGGTAGCGCCACTCCAGGCGATCCCGGTTGGGCCGATCAACCCGTTTCTTGGGAACGACGCGCAGCGGTTGGCGGTGCAGCGCCTGGATCCCGTGCTGGAGCATTGGCCCGTCCACCTCGTCGAGCAGGTCCTCGTTCACCTCAACCACGAGGTCCGGGCGGACGCCGAGGAAGCGGGCGTCGTACGCGGCGTGGTGGATCTTGCACAGCGAGAGCCCGTTGGGCGTGATTGCCAACCCGTCCGGCTGATCGTCGGGGACGATGTGGGCGGCGTCGAGCAGGGGTGAATGCCGAAGCGAGCACATCGAGCAGCGCTGGTCGTAGGCGGTGAGCACCCGGGTACGAAAGCCGTGCTGATGCAGACGGGTCTTGGCCGACCGCACGGCGTAGGAGCGGCCGTCGATCTCGGCGGGAACCCCGCGCGGAGCTGTATCGCCAGGTTCACCCGGCGCTGCCGCGATGACGAGGTCGACCCTGAGCTCCCCCGGGTGGTCCCCGCTGACGTACACCGGGAACTCAGCCAGGTACCGGCCGCTGCTGACGCCGTAGAGGTACACGAGGGGAAGTCGGTGTTCCCAGGCCCGACGGAGCGCCCGATTGGTCCACAGGTCGGGGTCCTCGCCCTGGTAGGCGTAGGACAGCCGACTCTCGTCGATCCAACGGTCGAGGTAGGGAGGGGGTTGACCTGCGGGTGGAGCGGTCGTCATGACCGAGATCGGGGCGTCGAGCGACCTGGGCTTGTGGATCCCGAGGCCGCTGGACATCACACCAATTCGGTGACCGTCGACGTCGATACCCTGCTGGAGATTCTTGGCCGGGAGCGCGTCGGGATGAGCTTTGGACAGCTCGGCCAGCCAAGCGAAGACCTGCGAACGCACCCTGTGCTCCCACTCCAGGTCCATTTTGGGACGCTACTTCGCAGCCGCAGGTGACGGCGCCCTGTTGGGGTGCCTCGCTCAGACGTCGAGGACGGCCGGGTCGACCAGCTCGGAGTTCTCGAGCAGAAACGCCTTGCGGCGGGCGACGTCGCTGCCCATCAGCACTTCGAAGCGGTCGGCCGCACGGGTGGCCTCCATGGCGTCCTCCATCGTGAGGCGACGCAGGATCCGGTTCTCGGGATCGAGACACGTTTCGAACAGCTCGTTGACGTCCATCTCCCCCAGGCCCTTGAAGCGCACCCAGTTGAGCTTTTCGGTGTTGCGGCCGCTGGAGGCCAGCTCGGTGGTCAGAGCGTCACGTTCGGCATCGCTGAAGGTGTAGCGCACCTCGTCGCCCACCTTCACCGAGTACAGCGGTGGCTGTGCGGCGAACACCCGTCCCGCCTCCAGCAGCGGTCGCATGTAGTGGTAGAAGAGCGTCAACAGCAGGCAGCGGATGTGGCTGCCGTCGACGTCGGCATCGCAGAGGATGATGATGCGGCCGTAGCGGGCATCGTCAAGGTTGAAGTCACGGCCGAACCCAGCGCCGATGGCAGTGAACAGTGCCTGGGCCTCGGCGTTCTCCACCACCTGCTTCATGGTGGCCTTGCCGGCGTTGACCACTTTGCCGCGCAGCGGCAGCACCGCCATGTTCTCGGAGTTCCGCCCCGCCTTGGCCGGGCCGGCCGCCGAGTCGCCCTCGACGATCAACAGCTCGGCGTCCATCCCGTGGGTGCGGCAATCGGCCAACTTGTCGGGCATGCCGGTTGCGCCGAGCTTGGCGGCTTTGCGCCGAGCGTCGAGCGTCTGTCGCGCGGCTACCCGGTTGATCACCGCTTGGGCCAGCTTCTCGCGCACCGCCGAGATGTGGCTCTTGGCGCCGCCGCCGTCGAACCAGGTCACCATGCCGTCCTTGGTGATCTCGTAGGCGATCGATTGCACGCCAGGCGTGCCCAGCTCGCCCTTGGTCTGGCCGCGAAACTGGGGCTCGGGCAGCGTCACCTTGAGGGCGGCCACCAGGCCCTCCTGCACGTCGCCCTTCTCGGCGCGGCCCTTGCCCTTCTTCTCGAGCGCCGCCAGCTTGCGCAGGCCGGGCAGCAGCGTGTCGTTGACCGCTTTGGTCAGCGCCCGTTCGAACCCAGCGACGTGGGTGCCGCCCTCGGCGGTGGGGATGGTGTTGACGAAGCTGACGACGCGGGTGTCGTAGCCCTTGACCCAGCGAAGCGCGAGGTCGACCTCGCAGGTGCGTTCGGTCTCGGTCAGCTTGCCGTCGACGGGGACCTTCTCGGTGAAGGTGCCCTCGCCGCGGATGGTGATCACCTCGCACAGCGGATCGCCGATCGACAGGTAGTCGACAAAGTCGGCCAGCCCGCCCTTGGCCGAGAACTCCTCGGGTTCGGGTGGGTTGGTGCCGCGCTTGTCGGTCAGGCGCACCTTGAGGGTGGGGACCAGGAAGCACACCTCGGCCACGTGGTCGCGCACCCGTTCGTGGTCGATGCGAGCATCCGGGTCGAAGATGTCGGTGTCCGGCCAGAACCGCACCCGCGTGCCGGTACGTCGGGCCGGGATCTTCTTGACCTTCTCCAGCGTGGACGAGGGGGTGAAGCCGCCGCGTGGCCCGATATGGCCCGGGCGTCGCTCGACGAAGGCCAGACGCCAGGTGGCGCCGTCGAGGTCGACCTCGACGACCAGTTTCGTCGCCAGTGCGTTGACCACCGATGCGCCCACCCCGTGCAGCCCGCCCGAGGATCCGTAGGCGCCGGAGCCAAACTTGCCGCCGGCGTGCAACTCGGTAAACACGACCTCAACGGCAGTGCGGCCGTCGGCCTTCTGGCCGGTGGGGATGCCCCGCCCGTTGTCGGACACCTCGACCGAGCCATCCCGATGCAGGGTGACCTCGATCAGGTTGGCGTGTCCGGCGGCGGCCTCGTCGACCGCGTTGTCGATCAGCTCCCACACCAGGTGGTGCAGGCCGGACGATCCGGTTCCCCCGATGTACATGCCCGGGCGCTTGCGGACCGCTTCGAGGCCCTCAAGCACCTCGATGTGAGAAGCGTCGTAACCGGATTGGGTGGTGTCGTCGGCCATCGGGGGCGAGGGTCTCCTGGGCGTGATGAGGGTGCGGTCGGGGCGAGATCGGCCCGGAGCTGGGC includes these proteins:
- a CDS encoding AAA family ATPase, encoding MVSVLFADLVGFTGLSEQLDHEQVKHLVDGAFERLVHDVVSFGGRVDKIVGDAIVALFGAPVAHEDDAERAVRAALRMQASLEEYATETGVEVRMRVGVNTGEVLVGALRAGGDYTAMGDVVNVAARLQTSADPGSVLVGEPTRHATEDAIRYESRGKLLVRGRDQPVDAHLAIEPVARPGERPWSPRVPLVGRHAELALLGDAVTNAIDRRRAMVLLLSGDAGVGKSRLADELADRAAGVNGARVLTGRFIPYGEANQWSAIAEVLRQGLGLAEDASEAEASEAATSSIAALLDPVIDGNDLDGVVNGVLHLMGYDSPLRDTEPSRARVEATRALVSYMSASIRRGPILVRLTDLHWADDSVLALLDELVERLAAAPLVVLATGRRSLTRRWSPRAGRHDILVMNLDPLGPDDALALLRRLSRDQDLSGEVATVLLERSGGNPLFLEELVRFVQRQAELEPASADRPGVRSDGLQSLPELPDTLRGLLSARMDALEGGEVEVVEDAAVWGPTGSLIVLEEMGRARGVEAERMSETLRRLAQKDVLVLSGGDWCFRNDVLREVAYGRLTKTERLRRHRDVATYLSALADTRDADDGLVETVARHYTEAALLQRSLLGADQVDPELDEAALAWTEDAAERAEAGANWLLADRLFGRAMEVLGDEQADRRVAYLLGRAGARLQRWAIEEAGADLDEAGALTDSHPVAEARVHLLRADLERRRGRFERAERLAEGARRALQRVGATAELAEAFRMLGMIRLFSGAVAEAEAPATRALELYRKLDNPQGEAWATQHLAWIAFMLGRIGEGERRIEASVRMFEAAGDRAGMMWSLGLEANLLFHNGFIEEAAEVAEVVFEEAQTSDDIWAQGMMISVLAQVELWRGRTSVAVRGAERAVELLEPLGDPFGLTQARVLLGRALVMAGRVQHGLAELDRAARENGDKLTNQFVAQPLIEALIGDLAAGTARQLLKDQPAVRNVGSLEVMTAAVLALICDGADEEARSELLGFAVAASVGSGLGDLMGGGRPLAPWRSDLELLRNGQLHRGMAQGSTISFDGAGNEGGELHEVGSARRFGGVHGARTRDDIRRVSAQMERPPSWSLHPQHRVPSDPDPATVDRLIEADTPYPPDAPLLDPDQGHPDANDADRSDPDVNGTDPSDTVPAVKAADSFDSVGHDDRPLGEPLFALPPSLGSVADDAGMPEIGLTPELLQVAARYPAIGAVAALAEAVGDQPERAEALCRTVGRSKRATYHDGALALLSVGVAAARTDRPTAAIEAVEGARAQVAPTGDRLLGAIVALGAAEIATSVGDDRAEAWARSADLAWEDLAVKPKGWRRLWRRVLP
- a CDS encoding FAD-dependent oxidoreductase → MTPSLEPVDADMVVVGGGIVGLAVAWAARQRFPTRTIMVLEQEAELAHHQSGRNSGVLHSGLYYRPGSAKAELAVRGQRAMVDFAGEHGVAHRIGGKVVLATRNEQLPALDELARRGAANGVAAERLGPADIAEHEPHAVGKAGLFVPATGVIDYRQVAATLAEIGPDAVHLGWRVLELAEERGGVSVHTDHGTVRTGQVVACAGLWADRLERRTHRPCRASSGSEGSDADASLGTGATTRHPPGKARSTAKRLSIVAFRGEYHRLRPGAAGWVRELIYPVPDPELPFLGVHLSRGVDDEVHAGPNAVLALARDGYRWGRIDPLEVARLLANPPVWHLAGRYWRVGLDEVARSLSRRRFAASVAELVPGIMAGDLEPSPAGVRAQALRGDGGLEDDFVIASVGRITHVLNAPSPAATASLAIGERVAAELR
- a CDS encoding helix-turn-helix transcriptional regulator, producing MALETDRRTRKRLARRRELLDIAADLWDEGGPEALTLAAIGERADLTAPSLYTYFPSKSAIVAALQRDALEVLAQAAREAVDAWSAPDGSDPHVVALGRLVAFSDLTMRAPTEHPLEFGLQQRLMASPGLEDPNDAAGVLPAAFEALAVPAALIDQAVEARAVDATDPETMLGAADSSTVRAVRWLAALHGALAVDALPVGVPADGHTMGRLLTCDLLRGWGADAERLVDAQALADDWRHR
- a CDS encoding sterol desaturase family protein → MTEILLMIVAFVGGWIGWTLAEYVLHRFAMHALGGKGIMSREHLEHHVTSSWSFDPVILLAWAGIFLVGCAVWIPLTRLAGASWPVAASVAVGWGVGYFFYEFFHARAHLVPPTGTYSTWLRRHHFHHHFGHPMANHGVSVMWWDRAFGTLERPDTVRVPRRLALPWLVDDSGELLPEFVDDYRLVGSADAGEREAMLDRARAFASVAPVD
- a CDS encoding type IIA DNA topoisomerase subunit B; protein product: MADDTTQSGYDASHIEVLEGLEAVRKRPGMYIGGTGSSGLHHLVWELIDNAVDEAAAGHANLIEVTLHRDGSVEVSDNGRGIPTGQKADGRTAVEVVFTELHAGGKFGSGAYGSSGGLHGVGASVVNALATKLVVEVDLDGATWRLAFVERRPGHIGPRGGFTPSSTLEKVKKIPARRTGTRVRFWPDTDIFDPDARIDHERVRDHVAEVCFLVPTLKVRLTDKRGTNPPEPEEFSAKGGLADFVDYLSIGDPLCEVITIRGEGTFTEKVPVDGKLTETERTCEVDLALRWVKGYDTRVVSFVNTIPTAEGGTHVAGFERALTKAVNDTLLPGLRKLAALEKKGKGRAEKGDVQEGLVAALKVTLPEPQFRGQTKGELGTPGVQSIAYEITKDGMVTWFDGGGAKSHISAVREKLAQAVINRVAARQTLDARRKAAKLGATGMPDKLADCRTHGMDAELLIVEGDSAAGPAKAGRNSENMAVLPLRGKVVNAGKATMKQVVENAEAQALFTAIGAGFGRDFNLDDARYGRIIILCDADVDGSHIRCLLLTLFYHYMRPLLEAGRVFAAQPPLYSVKVGDEVRYTFSDAERDALTTELASSGRNTEKLNWVRFKGLGEMDVNELFETCLDPENRILRRLTMEDAMEATRAADRFEVLMGSDVARRKAFLLENSELVDPAVLDV